A window of Thermus filiformis genomic DNA:
CGCGGGGTCCGGGCCGCCTTTATGGAGGCGGTGGAGCGGGCCACCTTGAGGGGGCAGGCCCTCGGGGAAGAGGAATGATACCCTTTTCTCCCATTTCCTTCGCACGCATGGCCCTGTCAAGGGGCTTGGGAAAGGTACCGGGGCCCCCATCCTGGCGCAAGCCAGGATGGGGTGGTTTACCGGGGCCCCCAGCTTGGCGCAAGCCAAGCTGGGGTGGTGTGAGGCCTTGGCCGGCCCTTTTCCTCCTGGCCTCGAGCCTGGCCCAGGCCTACCTTCCCCTCGAGGCTGGCCGTGCCTGGGTCTACTCCGACGGGACGGTGCAGGAGGTGGTGGGCCGGAAGGGGGAGGTGGCGGTCCTGGAGTACCGGAAGGAGGCCCCTCTCCGCCGGGACCGGCTCCTTTTGAAGGACGGGGTCTGGCTCCTGGGGGTGGAGCTTCCCCGGGGGGTCTTCGCCTACGAGCCCCCCCTCCTCCTCTACCCGGCCCGGCTCGAGGTGGGGGCCTCCTGGTCCAGCCGGGGGACCTTCCAGGGGCAGAAGGTGGCCCTCTCCGGCCGGGTGGAAGGGGTGGAGGGGGTGGAGGTCCCCTTGGGCCGGTTCAACGCCTACCGGCTCCGCCTGGCCTACACCACGGAGAAGGGGGGGGCGAGCCTTCTGGAGCTCTACCTGGTTCCCGGCCTGGGGGTGGTGCGCTACCTGAGCGGGGGCCGGGCGGTGGACCTGGTGAGGCGCCTTCCCTAGCCTGGGGCCCCCTTTTGCGCAAGCGGGGTTATACCTTTTTCTGCCGCTTCCTTCACGTACTCGGTTCCGCCAGGAGGCCTGGGAAAGGCTTTACCGGGGCCCCCAGCTTGGCGCCAGCCAAGCTGGGGTGGTATTAGAGGAGCCCCTTGAGGACCTCCCAGTACATCCGCATCCGGTGGGCGAACCCCGCCCAGAACCCCCGCTTCTCCTCCTTCATCACCTGGCTCACCCCCTCGAGGGGCAGGTAGACCACCCGCCAGCCCGACCTCCGGGCGTGCCGGGTGAGGAGGACCTCCAGGTCGTACCGGGCCCGCTCCAGGCCCTCCACCCCCTTTAGGTCCTCCGTCCTCAGGGCCCTCTGCCCGGAGAGGAAGGGGGTGAGGCGCATGGCCCAGTCGGTGGAGGCCCGCCCCTTCCGGAAGACCCCCACGCTCATCTGAGCCTCCCCCTTCAGGACCGGGGCCAGAAGGGCGTGGAGGTGGCCGGGCTTCAGGCCCAAAAGGTCCGCGTCCAAAAGGATAAGGTAGGGGGTCTGGACCCGCTTGAGCCCCTCCGCCACCGCTCCCCCCTTGCCCCGGTTCTCGGAAAGCCGAACCACCAAAGCCCCCGCCTCCCGGGCCCTTTGGGCGGTGGCGTCCCTCGAGGCGTCGTCCGCCACGATCACGGGGAAGCCCGCCTCCCGCGCCACCTGGACCACCTGGGCCACGGTCTTCTCCTCGTTAAAGGCGGGGATGAGGACGCTGGCCTCCATCTAGCCTCCGAAGAGCCTCCTCAGGTCCTGGAGGGTCACCAGGAGGATGAGGAGAAGGAGGAAGAGGAAGCCCAGGTAGTGGGCCATGGCCTCCTGCTCCGGCCGCAGGCGGAGGAGGCGGGTGAGGAGGAGGAAGAGGATCCGCCCCCCGTCCAGGGCGGGGATGGGGAGGAGGTTGAAGAGGGCCAGGGAGAGGTTGATGGCCACCGTGAGCTCCAAAAGGCGGAAGACCCCCTCCTGGGCCGCCCGGCCCACCTCGGCCACCAGGCCCACCGGCCCCATCACATCGCTCTCCCGGCCGGAGAGGGTGGAGAAGAGGCCGCCCACCAGGGCCTTCACCATCTGGGGCAGGAAGGCGAAGGCGCGGGAGGCGCTTAGGAGGAGGGCCTTTCCGAAGCCGATCCTCTGGTAGGTCACCTCCGGCTGGTAGCGCACCCCCAGCTGCTTGTAGCCCTCTTCCCAGACCAGAGAGAGGGTGACCTCCTTCCCCTCGCGCAGGAGGGTCAGGGTGTGCGGCCCCGGGGTCTTGACCCGGTTGACCTCCTGCGGCCTTTGCAGGGGCTTCCCGTCCACTGCCAGGATGACGTCCTTCGGCTTTAGGCCCGCCCTCTCCGCCGGGCTGTTCTGCACCACCTCCAGGACCACGGCCCGGCCCGTGGCCTCCGGCACCCCCTGGGCGTGGAAGAGGTAGGCCAGGAGGAAGAGGGCCAGGAGGAGGTTCATGAGGACCCCGCTCGCCAGGACGAGGAGCTTGCCCAAAAGGGGAAGCCGGTCGTACCCCCGGCCCCTCTCCTCCGGGAGGAGCCCTTCGATGTCCGCGTACCCTCCCAGGGGGATGGCGGAGAGGCGCCACTCCGTGCCCCAGAGGGTCCGCCGGAGGAGGACGGGGCCGAAGCCCACGCTGAAGGCCTTGACCCGCACCCCCTGGAGCCGGGCCGCCAGGTAGTGGCCCAGCTCGTGAACGAAGACGCTCACGCCGATGATGAGGACAAACCAGAGCAGGCTCATTCCTTGGCCACCTCTTTCGCCCAGGCGTCCACCTGGTAGAGGTTCTCCCAGCTTAGCGGAAGGCTGGGGGTTTGGGAAAGGACCTTCTCCAGGATCCGCGGGATGTCCGTGAAGCGGATCTCTCCCTTGAGGAAGCGCTCCACCGCCACCTCGTCCGCGGCGGAGAGGGCCACCTGGAAGACCCCGCCCCTTTTGCCGGCCTCGTAGGCCAGGGCCAGGGCGGGGAAGCGCTCCAGGTTCGGTGGGAGGAAGTCCAGCCTCCCCGGGAGGGGAAGATCCCGCAAGGGGGTCTCGGGCCGGCGGGGGTGGGTCAGGGCGTACTGGATGGGGAGGCGCATGTCCGTGGGGCCCAGGCTGGCCTTGAGGCTCCCGTCCTGGAAGCGCACCAGGCCGTGGACGTAGGCCTGGGGGTGGACCAGGACCTTGATCCTTTCCAGGGGGAAGCGGAAGAGCTCCTTCGCCTCCAGGACCTCGAGGCCCTTGTTGAAGAGGGTGGCCGAGTCCACCGTCACCTTGGGCCCCATCCGCCAGCGGGGGTGGCGGAGGGCCATCTCGGGCGTAACCTCCGAGAGGTCCTGGGGGGAGTCCAGGAAGGGGCCGCCGCTCGCGGTCAGGATCAGCTCGGCCACGTCCTCCCGGGGCTCGCCCAAAAGGGCCTGGAAGAGGGCGGAGTGCTCCGAGTCCACCGGCAGGATCTCCGCCCCCGCCGCCTCCGCCTCCTTCCAGAGGAGGGGCCCCGCGGCCACCATGCTCTCCTTGTTGGCCAGGGCCACCCGCTTCCCCGTCCGGACCGCTGCCCGGGTGGGGTCCAGCCCCGCCAGGCCGGGGATGGCGGCCACCGCCGCCTCCGCCTCCAGGGCCGCCACCTCCTCGGGGGTGCCCAGCCTGAGCCAGGGGAAGCGGGCCTTGAGCTCGGGGTGGAGCTCCTCCTCCGCCGCCACCAGGAGGGGCTTGAAGAGGGCGATCTGCTCCGAGAGGACCTCGAGGTTCCTCCCCGCCGCCAGGCCCACCACCCGGTAGCCCCGCCAGCGGGCCACCTCCAGGGCCTGGCGGCCGATGGAGCCCGTAGAGCCTAGGACGACTAGTCTCATGTGAAGATCACCGCCAGATAGTAGGTGAGGGGCAGGGTGAAAAGGAGGCTGTCAATCCGGTCCAGAAGCCCCCCGTGCCCGGGGAGGAAGCTCCCCGAGTCCTTCACCCCGCAGTAGCGCTTGAACATGCTCTCGGTCAGGTCCCCGAGCTGGGCGGCCAAGGAGAGGAGGAGGGAGAAGAGGAGGAGCTCGAGGAAGCCGAAGGGGAAGGCCTCCCGCACCAGGCTGGTGTAGAGGAGAAGGGCCAGGAAGCTCACCAAAATCCCCCCGAAGGAGCCCTCCACCGTCTTGCCCGGGCTGATCTCGGGGGCCAGCTTGCGCCTACCGAAGCGCCGGCCCACGAAGTAGGCCCCGATGTCCGTGGCGAAGCTGGCCACGATGGGCAGGGTCAGGGTCCAAAGCCCGCTCGTCCCGTCGGGGCTGTAGCGCAGGAGGAGGGCGTAGCCCAGGGTCCATGGCAGGTACAAGAAGGCCATCAGGCTGAAGGCGAAGCGGGGGATGTTGGCCCCGTGGAGGAGCTCGTAGCTGAAGGCCCCCAGGAGGACCACCCCAAGGGCTACCTCCCGCCAGGGGACCTGGGGGTAGTGCCAGTAGAGCTGGGGCAGGGAGAAGAGGAGCATCACCACCCCCCCCACCCGTAGGAAGAGGAGGTTCAGCTCCACCTCCTTCCGCCTGAGCATCTCCTGCATCTCCCAGGTGCCCAGGAAGAGGACGAAGAGAAGGGTGGGCAGGAGGAGGGGGAGGCCCGCCCAGAGGACGAGGAGGAGAAGGGCAGCCCCCACCAGGCTGGAGGCCACCCGGGTGGAGAGGGACTCCTTCACCCCAGGATCTCGGCTTCCTTCTTCTCCAGGGCCTGGTCCACCTTGGCGATGAACTCGTCGGTGATCTTCTGCACCTCGGCCTCGGCCCGCTTGACGTCGTCCTCGGAGAGGTGGAGCTCCTTCTCCAGCTTTTTCAGCCGCTCCAGCCCCTCCCGCCGGATGTTGCGGATGGCCACCCGGGCCTCCTCGGCCATGTGGCGCACGGTGCGGACCAGCTCCTTCCGCCGCTCCTCCGTCAGGGGGGGGATGTTGATGTACAGGGCGTCCCCCCGGTTGGCGGGGTTCAGGCCCAGGTCCGACTCCCGGATGGCCTTCTCAATGGCCTTGAGGGCGTTCTGGTCCCAGGACTGGACCACCAGGGTCCGGGCGTCCGGTGCGGTGACGGTGGCGATCTGGTTCAGGGGAACGTGGGTGCCGTAGTACTCCACCTTGAGGTGGAGGAGCAAGGCGGGGTTGGCCCGGCCGCTCCGGACCCCGGCCAGGTTGTGCTCCAGGGCCTCGAGGGACTTCTGCATGTGCGCGCGGATGTCCTGGTAGAGCTCCTTTAGGTTCATACCGGCCTCCTCAGGTGTGGATGAGGGTCCCGATCCTCTCTCCCCGGATGATACCCGTCAGGGCTCCGGGTTTGAAGATGTCAAAGACCACGATGGGCATCTGGGCCTCCATGCACAGGGTCAGGGCGGTGGGGTCCATGACCTGGAGGCCCCGGTTCAGGACCTCGAGGTAGGTGAGCTCGTCAAACCGGACCGCCTGGGGGTTCTTGCGGGGGTCGTCGGAGTAGACCCCGTCCACCTTGTTCTTGGCCATCAGCACCACCTCTGCCCCCACCTCCAAAGCCCGCAGGGCGGCGGCGGTGTCGGTGGAGAAGAAGGGGTTGCCGGTGCCGCCCCCGAAGATGACGATCCGCTCCTTCTCCAGGTGGCGCAGGGCCCGGCGGCGGATGTAGGGCTCGGCCACCTGGGTGATGGTGAGGGCGGTCTGGACCCGGGTGGGGATGCCCAGGGCCTCGAGGGCGTCCTGGAGGGCCAGGGCGTTCATGATGGTGGCCAGCATCCCGATGTAGTCCGCGGTGGCCCGGTCCATCCCTACCCCCTGGCGCGCACCCCGCCAGAGGTTCCCCGCCCCGATGACGACGGCCATCTGGACCCCGGTCTCGTAGGCCTTCTTGATCTCCTCCGCCAGGCGGCGGGTGGCCTCGGGCTCTATGCCGAAGCCGTTTGAGGTGAGGAACTCACCGGAAAGCTTGAGCAGGACGCGTCTGTACTTCATGGTGAAAAAACGGGGTCCTGAGGACGGCCCCAGGACCCCCTGCCCCGCATGGCCTATGCCCCCAGCTCAAAGCGGCAGAAGCGGCGGACGACGATGTTCTCCCCGATCTTGGCGATGGCCTCCTGGATGAGCTCCTTCACCTTCACCTTGTCGTCCTTGACGAAGGGCTGCTCCAGGAGGACGACCTCCTCCAGGTACTTCTTGAGCCGCCCCTCCGCGATCTTCTCCGCGATCTGGGGAGGCTTCCCCTCGTTCAGCGCCGCCTGAACGTAGATCTGCCGCTCCTTCTCCAGCTCCTCCTGGGGCACCTCCTCCAGGCTCACGTACCGGGGGGCGGCCATGGCGATGTGCATGGCCAGGTCCTTGGCCAGGCTCTGGAAGAGCTCGTTGCGGGCCACGAAGTCCGTCTCGCAGTTCAGCTCCACCAGGACCCCCACCCGCTGGTTGTGGTGGATGTAGTGGCCGATGACCCCTTCCCGGGCCTCCCGGTCGGCCTTCTTGGCCGCCTTGAGGGCGCCCCGCTCCCGGAGGAGCTGGACCGCCTTCTCCTCGTCCCAGCCGGCGTCCTCCAGGGCCTTCTTCACGTCCATCATCCCCGCCCCGGTGGACTCCCGGAGCTTCTTGATGAGCTCGAGCTGGCTCACGCTTCCACCTCCCCTTCGTCGTAGGTGGGGGCCTCCGCCTCTTCGGGCGCCCCTTCCGCCTCCACCAGGGCGCGGGAGGGGGAGGGCTCCACCACCCCGCCCCGGGCCTCAATGATCAGGTCCGCCACCCGGGAGAGGATGAGCTGGATGGAGCGGATGGCGTCGTCGTTCCCGGGGATGATGTAGTCCAGCTGGTCGGGGTCGGAGTCGGTGTCCGCCAGGGCGGCCACGGGGATGCCCAGCTTCTGCGCCTCCTTGACCGCGATGGCCTCCTTGGTGGGGTCCACCACGAAAAGGGCGTCCGGGAGGCGCTTGAGCTTGCGGAACCCGGAGAGGTACTTCCTGAGCCGCTCCAGCTCGTGCTTGAGCCGCACCTGCTCCTTCTTGGGCCGGTCGTGGATGGCCTCGGAGGCGAAGAGCTCCTCCAGCTCCTCCAGCCGGTCCACCCGCCGGGAGATGGTCTTGAAGTTGGTAAGCATCCCCCCCAGCCAGCGCTGGTTCACGTAGGGCATCCCGCACCGGTCGGCCTCGAGCTGGAGAATGTCCTGGGCCTGCTTCTTGGTCCCCACGAAGAGGACCGTCCCCCCGCGCATGGCCAGGTCCTCGAGGAAGCGGAAGGTCCGCTCCAGCTCCACCATCGTCTTCTGCAGGTCAATGATGTGGATGCCGTTGCGCTCCGCGTAGATGTACCGGCCGAACTTGGGGTTCCAGCGCCGCCTTTCGTGGCCGAAGTGGACCCCGGCTTCCAGAAGCTCCTTGACCGTGATCTGAACAGGCATATTCCTCCGTTCGGGGAAGGTTGAGGTGAGCGTTCACCGGTGCGGCGAAAGCTTTTGGGCGCAGGACCTTCCCCTGCCCGCGCCCGCCCTCGGCGCACCGCCACCGATTATACCCGGAAGGGGCCCTTTGCGAAAGCCCCGCGCTCTGCTATACTTGCCCTGGCCCTTGGGGCCGTAGCTCAGAGGGAGAGCACCTGCCTTGCAAGCAGGGGGGCGGCGGTTCAAATCCGCCCGGCTCCACCAAAGACCCGGGACCTTCCCGGGTTTTTACTATTCCCCCTGGGCACGGGGCCTGGATGAGGTAACTTGCCGGGGCCCCCATCCCAGCGCAAGCTGGGACGGGGGCACTTGCCGGGGCCCCCATCCTGGCGTAAGCCAGGATGGGGTGGCCTTAGCCCCCCCAGCCCTCGGGGATCCGCACCACCACCGCCTTCCCCTTGACCGTGAGGACCCCGTCCGCGTAGACCTCGGTCCCCACCACCACCTTCCGCTCCGACCTCTCCAGGACGCGCCCCACCGCCACCAGGGTGGGGCCCAGGGGGGTGGGCTTGAGGAACTGGACCTCCAGGCTGGCGGTCACGCACCGGGGGTAGGGGCCCTGGTCCCAGGGGGTGGACTCGAGCTCCTTGAGGGCCGCCGAGCCCGTGGCGGTGGAGTGGCAGTCCACCAAGGAGGCCAGAAGCCCCCCGTAGACGAAGCCAGGGATGGCGGTGTGGTAGGGCTTGGGGGTGAACTCGGTGCGGCTCTCTCTTTTTTCCGGGTCCCAGTAGGTCTTGAACTGGTGCCCCTCGGGGTTCAGGCGGCCACAGCCGTAGCAGTGGGCGAAGCCCTCGGGGTAGTAAAACTGAACGTAGTTCATATTCTCCTTTCGCCAAAGCTCGGAAGGGTAAGAGGCTTACTGGATGGTTCTACCGGGGCCCCCAGCTTGGCCTAAGCCAAGCTGGGGTGGTTTCACGCCATCCCCTCCGCCCGCCACTTCTCGGGCACCGCCCGCCTCAGGAAGTCCACGATCTCCTGCGTGCTGGTCCCGGGTCCGAAGACCTCGGCCACCCCCAGGGCCTTCAGCTTGGGTACGTCCTCGTCGGGGATGATCCCCCCGCCGAAGAGGAGGATGTCCGAGGCCCCCTGCTCGTCCAGAAGCCGCTTCACCTCCCGGAAGTAGTGCATGTGGGCCCCGGAGAGGATGGAGAGCCCGATGGCGTCCACGTCCTCCTGCAGGGCCGCCGAGACGATCATCTCGGGGGTCTGGCGGAGGCCGGTGTAGATCACCTCCATCCCCGCGTCCCGGAGGGCCCGGGCCACCACCTTGGCCCCCCGGTCGTGCCCGTCCAGACCCGGTTTGGCGATGAGCACCCGTATGCGCCGGTCCATGGCTTCAGTTTATCCCCCTTTTCCCGCTAACGCTCCTGGGCCGGCATGGTCTTAGACATAGGCGGGCTCCTGGTACACCCCGTAGACCTCCCGCAACACGTCCATCATCTCCCCCAGGGTGCAGTAGGCCAGGGCGCAGTCCACGAAGTGGGGCATGGTGTTCTGCCCCTCCACCGCCGCCCGCCTAAGGCCCTCGAGGGCCTCCTCTACCCGCTTGGGGTCCCGCTCCCGGCGCACCCGGGCCAGCCTTTCCGCCTGCACCTTTTCCACCTCGGGGTCCACGAGCTGGATGGGGACCTTGAGGGGGATCTCGTCGGTGAAGGCGTTCACCCCCACGATGATCCGCTCCTTGCGCTCCACCTCTTGCTGGTAGCGGTAGCTGGCCTCGGCGAGCTCCCGGAGGAAGTACCCCTCCTCAATGGCCCGCACCACGCCCCCCATGCGCCGGATCTCCTCAATGATGGCCATGGCCTGGCGCTCCATCTCGTCGGTGAGCCACTCCACGTAGTAGCTCCCCGCCAGGGGGTCAATGGTGTGGGTTACGCCGGTCTCGTAGGCGATGATCTGCTGGGTCCTCAGGGCGATGGTGGCGGACTCCTCCGTGGGCAGGGCCAGGGCCTCGTCGTAGGCGTCGGTGTGGAGGCTGTTCGTCCCGCCCAAGACGGCGGCCAAGGCCTGGATGGCCACCCGGGCGATGTTGTTGAGGGGCTGCTGCGCGGTGAGGGAGACCCCGGCGGTCTGGGCGTGGGTGCGCAGCATCCAGCTCTGGGGGTTCTTGGCCCCGTAGCGGTGGCGCATCTCCTTGGCCCAGATGCGCCGGGCGGCCCGGAACTTGGCGATCTCCTCAAAGAAGTCGTTGTGCACATCAAAGAAGAAGCTGATCCGGGGGGCGAACTCGTCTACGTCCAGGCCCCGCTTCAGGGCGGCCTCCACGTACTCAAACCCGTCCGCCAGGGTCCAGGCCAGCTCCTGCACCGCGGTGGAGCCCGCCTCGCGGATGTGGTAGCCGGAGACGGAGATGAAGTTCCACTTGGGGACGTTCTTGGGCCCCCACTCAAAGGTGTCTATGACCAGCTTCACGCTGGGCTCGGGAGGGAAGATGAACTCCTTCTGGGCGATGAACTCCTTGAGGATGTCGTTCTGGATGGTGCCCCCCAGCTTCTTCCAGTCGTGGCCCCGCTTCTTGGCCACCGCCAGGTACATGGCCCAGATGGCGTTGGCGGGGCTGTTGATGGTCATGGAGGTGGTGACCGCCTCGAGGTCAATCCCCTCAAACAGGACCTCCATGTCCGCCAGGCTGGAGACCGCCACCCCGCACTTGCCCACCTCCCCCTTGGAGAGAGGGTGGTCGGAGTCGTAGCCCATCAGGGTGGGGAGGTCAAAGGCCACGGAGAGCCCGGTCTGGCCCGCCTTCAGGAGCTTCTTGAACCGCTCGTTGGTCTGCTCAGCGGTGCCGAAGCCCGCGAACATGCGCATGGTCCAGAGCTTGGACCGGTACATGGAGCCGTAGACCCCCCGGGTGTAGGGGTACTCCCCGGGGTAGCCCCGCTTCTCCTCGTACTCCGGGTCCAGGACCCCGATGTCCTCGGGGGTGTAGAGGGGCTCGGGGGCGATGCCCGAGAGGGTGCGGTGGGCCACGGGCCTTTCGGGCATCTTTTCCAGGCTCTTTTGGTAGGTTTCCCGCATCCAGTCGTGCTTTTTCCGCATAGGCCCTCCCGTGTTGCCCCCAGTATAGTACGCCTTTTCGTAGCGGAAAAGATAGGCGTTATACTACCCCTCTTCTCCCGCTTTCTTCGCATACGTGGTCCCGTAAGAAGGCTTGGGAAAGGCTTTGCCGGGGTGGCCTCACACTAGGGGAGCGCTCCTCAGGGGACCCACCTGCTCGGCCACGTGGGCCTTCAGGCCGAGGAGGAGCCGGTCCAGGGGGGCCTCCTCCAGGTGGGGGAGGGCCTCCGTCCCGGGGAGGGAGAGGACGGCCCTGAGGGCCTCCACTCCCTTTTCCCCCAGGTAGACCCCTTCCGTCCCCAGCCGCCCCTCCTTTAGGTGGGTCCCCTGGCCCAGGAGGCTGGGGGCCAGGCCCGCCGCCTTCACCATCCGCCACCCCGCCCAGACCAGGGGGAGAAGGGGGTCGGGGTGCTTGGCCACCCCCCTGAGGCCCGAGACGAAGACGGGGAAGAGGCGGGGGGCGGCCTCGGGGGAGGCCAGGGCGTAGGCCAGTTCCGCCAGGTAGCTGGCCATCAGGTAGCGCCGGGGGGCCTCGAGGCCACAGAGCCGCCCCACCAGCTCCACCTGGGTCAGGGTAGGGAGGGCTGCCGGGCCCTTCTGGTAGAGCTGGAAGCGCACGTGGTGGAAGAGGGAGAGCCTTCCCGTGCGTCCCGTGGGCCGCTGTCCCTTCCTGGCCACCGCCTCGAGGCTCCCCTTGGGGGTCAGAAACCGCACCAGGAGGTCCCCCGAGGCCAGGGGCTTCCGGCCCACCACGATGCCCTCCTCGAGGCGGTAACGCTCCACCTTTCCATGGTATGCTAAGCCCATGAACGACCGCACGCTTCAGGACCTCCTGGAATGGCTGGTGCTGGGCCTGTTGATCGCCGTGGGCCTGCTCCTGGCCCTCTGGCTCGGGGGGTGGGTCTTCACCTTCTTGGGCAAGGTCCTCCTGGCCCTTTCCGGGCTGATCTGGACGATCTTGAAGTACGCCGTGCCCGCCCTGGTCCTGGTGGGGCTCGCGTATCTGGTGGCGCGCTTCCTGCAAAAGCGCCCGGCCTGAGCCTGGGACCCCTTTAGCGCCCGGGGGTAAGTCCCCGGGCCTTCGCATTTGAAGGGGCTAAGGGGCTTCCGGTTGCCCGCCGGTTCGTGCTTTCCCGCCTCGCGCGGCGCCTCGCCGGGCCCTTATAATCCCTCCATGCGCCTTCTCTTCATCGGCGACGTCATGGGGGAGCCCGGCCTGAGGGCGGTGGGCCTCCACCTGCCGGACATCCGCCCCGCCTACGACCTGGTCATCGCCAACGGGGAGAACGCCGCCTCGGGCAAGGGGCTGGACCGGCGGGCCTACCGGATGCTCAAGGAGGCGGGGGTGGACCTGGTCTCCCTGGGGAACCACGCCTTTGACCACAAGGAGGTGTACGGCCTCCTCGAGACCGAGCCCGTGGTCCGGGCGGCCAACTACCCCCCGGGGACCCCGGGCCGGGGGTGGTGGCGGCTCGAGGCGGGCGGGGAGAGCCTCCTCTTCGTCCAGGTCATGGGCCGGGTCTTCATGGACCCCCTGGACGACCCCTTCCGCACCCTGGACCGGATCCTGGAGGCGGAGGAGGCGGACTACGTCCTGGTGGAGGTCCACGCGGAGGCCACCAGCGAGAAGATGGCCCTGGCCCACTACCTGGACGGCCGGGTGACCGCCGTATTGGGCACCCACACCCACGTCCCCACCCTGGACGCCATGCGCCTTCCCAAGGGCACCTTATACCAGACGGACGTGGGCATGACCGGGACGTACCACTCCATCATCGGCGGGGAGATCCAGACCTTCCTGGCCCGCTTCCTCACCGCCCGGCCCCAGCCCTTCCGGGCGGCGGAGGGGCCCGCCCGGTTCCACGCCACCGAGCTTGTCTTTGAGGGGGGGAAGGGGGTGTCCATCAGCCCCTACGTCTGGGAGGAGCCGTGACCGAGCCCTTTGAGGCCCTGAGGCGGGAGGTGGACCTTTTGGGCCGCCTTCTGGGGGAGGCCATCCGGGCCGTCTCCGGGGAGCGGTTTTTCGCCTTGGTGGAGGAGGTGCGCCTTCTGGCCAAGGCCCGCAGGCGGGGGGAGGAGGTGGCGGAGGCCCTGATCCGCCGCGTCCAGGCCCTCTCCCCCGAGGAGGCCGAGGCCCTGGTGCGGGCCTTTACCCACTACTTTCACCTGGTGAACCTGGCGGAGGAGCGGCACCGGGTGCGGGTGAACCGCCTCCGGGCCCAGGCGGAGACCCTGGAAACCCCCAGGCCCGAGTCCTTCCTGGCCCTGGTGAAGGCCCTGAAGGAGCGGGGGCTTTCCTACGAGGAGGCGGTGGCCCACCTCTCCTCCCTCACCCTCCTCCTGACCTTCACCGCCCACCCCACGGAGACCCGCAGGCGGACCCTCCGCCACCACCTCGAGGCCCTCCAGGAGGAGCTGGAGGGGGGGGAGGCTGAGCGGCTTTTGGCCCGGGTCATCCTCCTGTACGCCACGGAGGAGATCCGCAAGATGCGGCCCACGGTGGAGGACGAGATCAAGGGGGGGCTCTACTACCTCCCCACCACCTTGTGGCAGGCGGTGCCCCGGGCGGTGGCCGCTCTTGAGGAGGCGGTGGAGCGGGTCTACGGGAAGAGGCCTACCCTTCCCCCCTTCGTCCGTTTTCGGAGCTGGATCGGGGGGGACCGGGACGGGAACCCCCACGTGACCCCGGAGGTCACCCGCTTCGCCGGGGAGTACGCGCGCCGGGTGGCGCGGGAGAAGCTCCTTTCCGAGCTGGACCGGCTCATCCGGGACCTTTCCCTCTCCGAGGAGCGCCTCCCCGTCCCCCGGGAGGTCCGCGAGGGCGGGGAGGGGGTGGATCGGTTCCAGGGGGAGGCCTACCGCCGCTTCTTCCTGCGCCTGGCCCAGCGGCTTCCCGAGGCCACCACCCGCGACCTCCTGCGGCAGGTGGAGGAGGCCCGGCGGGGGCTCAGGACCCTGCCCGCCGTGGCCCGGGTCCACCTGGACCCGCTTCGGGTGAGGCTTCAGGCCTTCGGCCTCGAGCTTGCGCCCTTGGACCTGCGCGAGGAGTCGGGGCGGCTTCTGGAGGCGGTGGCCGAGCTCTTCCGGGCGGGCGGGGTCCAAGAGGACCTGCTCGCCCTCTCCCCCGAGGCCCAGGAGGACCTCTTCACCCGGGAGCTCCTCTCCCCCCGCCCTTTGGCCCCCGTGGGGTACGAGCCGGAAGGGGAGGCCCTCCGGGTGGCCCTGGGGGCGCTCAGGGCCTGGCGGGACCGGGGGGCGCACGTGGTCTCTATGACCCACCACCCCCGCGACCTC
This region includes:
- a CDS encoding PaaI family thioesterase; translation: MNYVQFYYPEGFAHCYGCGRLNPEGHQFKTYWDPEKRESRTEFTPKPYHTAIPGFVYGGLLASLVDCHSTATGSAALKELESTPWDQGPYPRCVTASLEVQFLKPTPLGPTLVAVGRVLERSERKVVVGTEVYADGVLTVKGKAVVVRIPEGWGG
- a CDS encoding cobalamin B12-binding domain-containing protein, yielding MDRRIRVLIAKPGLDGHDRGAKVVARALRDAGMEVIYTGLRQTPEMIVSAALQEDVDAIGLSILSGAHMHYFREVKRLLDEQGASDILLFGGGIIPDEDVPKLKALGVAEVFGPGTSTQEIVDFLRRAVPEKWRAEGMA
- a CDS encoding acyl-CoA mutase large subunit family protein is translated as MRKKHDWMRETYQKSLEKMPERPVAHRTLSGIAPEPLYTPEDIGVLDPEYEEKRGYPGEYPYTRGVYGSMYRSKLWTMRMFAGFGTAEQTNERFKKLLKAGQTGLSVAFDLPTLMGYDSDHPLSKGEVGKCGVAVSSLADMEVLFEGIDLEAVTTSMTINSPANAIWAMYLAVAKKRGHDWKKLGGTIQNDILKEFIAQKEFIFPPEPSVKLVIDTFEWGPKNVPKWNFISVSGYHIREAGSTAVQELAWTLADGFEYVEAALKRGLDVDEFAPRISFFFDVHNDFFEEIAKFRAARRIWAKEMRHRYGAKNPQSWMLRTHAQTAGVSLTAQQPLNNIARVAIQALAAVLGGTNSLHTDAYDEALALPTEESATIALRTQQIIAYETGVTHTIDPLAGSYYVEWLTDEMERQAMAIIEEIRRMGGVVRAIEEGYFLRELAEASYRYQQEVERKERIIVGVNAFTDEIPLKVPIQLVDPEVEKVQAERLARVRRERDPKRVEEALEGLRRAAVEGQNTMPHFVDCALAYCTLGEMMDVLREVYGVYQEPAYV
- the recO gene encoding DNA repair protein RecO: MERYRLEEGIVVGRKPLASGDLLVRFLTPKGSLEAVARKGQRPTGRTGRLSLFHHVRFQLYQKGPAALPTLTQVELVGRLCGLEAPRRYLMASYLAELAYALASPEAAPRLFPVFVSGLRGVAKHPDPLLPLVWAGWRMVKAAGLAPSLLGQGTHLKEGRLGTEGVYLGEKGVEALRAVLSLPGTEALPHLEEAPLDRLLLGLKAHVAEQVGPLRSAPLV
- a CDS encoding TIGR00282 family metallophosphoesterase: MRLLFIGDVMGEPGLRAVGLHLPDIRPAYDLVIANGENAASGKGLDRRAYRMLKEAGVDLVSLGNHAFDHKEVYGLLETEPVVRAANYPPGTPGRGWWRLEAGGESLLFVQVMGRVFMDPLDDPFRTLDRILEAEEADYVLVEVHAEATSEKMALAHYLDGRVTAVLGTHTHVPTLDAMRLPKGTLYQTDVGMTGTYHSIIGGEIQTFLARFLTARPQPFRAAEGPARFHATELVFEGGKGVSISPYVWEEP
- a CDS encoding phosphoenolpyruvate carboxylase; translated protein: MTEPFEALRREVDLLGRLLGEAIRAVSGERFFALVEEVRLLAKARRRGEEVAEALIRRVQALSPEEAEALVRAFTHYFHLVNLAEERHRVRVNRLRAQAETLETPRPESFLALVKALKERGLSYEEAVAHLSSLTLLLTFTAHPTETRRRTLRHHLEALQEELEGGEAERLLARVILLYATEEIRKMRPTVEDEIKGGLYYLPTTLWQAVPRAVAALEEAVERVYGKRPTLPPFVRFRSWIGGDRDGNPHVTPEVTRFAGEYARRVAREKLLSELDRLIRDLSLSEERLPVPREVREGGEGVDRFQGEAYRRFFLRLAQRLPEATTRDLLRQVEEARRGLRTLPAVARVHLDPLRVRLQAFGLELAPLDLREESGRLLEAVAELFRAGGVQEDLLALSPEAQEDLFTRELLSPRPLAPVGYEPEGEALRVALGALRAWRDRGAHVVSMTHHPRDLLAVFLLAREVGLYRVGEGVPFDVVPLFETLEDLDRAPEVVGRLLENPVFLAHVRARGGLEVMIGYSDSNKDAGFLAANLALYEAQEAIARVGREKGVPVHFFHGRGTSTARGGGPAGRAIAGLPPGSVGRRIRLTEQGEALADRYGHPELALRHLEQLLYHFAQAALGEGREPLPEWRLALREAAWESVRRYRALVEAEGFFPFFEAFTPIRELSELPIASRPVYRHGRVRDVRDLRAIPWVMAWTQVRLILPGWYGLSALETLPLPLLREMYRGWPFFAATLESAAMALAKADLGVARLYLSLVPEPLHPFFHRLEAEYHRTVALLEEVFQAPLLHNQKTLARQIELRNPYVDPINFVQVELLRRYRASQDEALKRGLMLSLLGVAAGLRNAG